Proteins encoded together in one Vitis vinifera cultivar Pinot Noir 40024 chromosome 4, ASM3070453v1 window:
- the LOC132253588 gene encoding uncharacterized protein LOC132253588, protein MASTFVGNSTSIQEMFRRVSEQFTAMFRCKSFLHRYTGEGMDEMEFMEVESNMNDLVSEYQQYQDATANDEGEYEEGAEENYEA, encoded by the coding sequence ATGGCATCTACATTTGTGGGGAACTCCACTTCAATCCAGGAGATGTTCAGGAGGGTGAGCGAGCAGTTCACAGCCATGTTTAGGTGCAAGTCTTTCTTGCACAGGTATACTGGGGAAGGAATGGATGAGATGGAATTCATGGAAGTAGAGAGCAACATGAATGATTTGGTGTCAGAATACCAGCAATACCAGGATGCAACTGCTAATGACGAGGGTGAGTATGAGGAAGGCGCAGAAGAGAATTATGAGGCCTAA
- the LOC100242734 gene encoding probable glutathione S-transferase has translation MSKEEVVLLDFWASPFCGRVKIALAEKGVEYENREEDVLGSKSELLLNSNPIHKKVPVLLHNGKPVCESTVIVNYIDEAWPSPPLLPTCPYERARARFWGDFIDKKIFEGGAKIWGSKGEALEVGKKDFIEILKQLEGTLGEKDFFCGDNFGFVDILLIPLTTWFYAYEKFGGFKVEDECPKFSVWVKRCMQRESVAKALPEPEKVYEAVVMLRKMNGIE, from the exons ATGTCAAAAGAAGAGGTTGTTCTTTTAGACTTCTGGGCTAGCCCCTTCTGTGGTAGGGTAAAGATTGCACTGGCTGAGAAAGGTGTGGAATATGAAAATAGAGAAGAGGATGTGTTGGGTAGCAAGAGTGAGTTGTTGCTCAATTCAAACCCTATCCACAAAAAGGTTCCTGTGTTGTTACATAATGGAAAGCCTGTGTGTGAGTCCACTGTCATAGTTAATTATATTGATGAGGCCTGGCCTTCTCCACCATTGCTCCCAACTTGTCCATATGAGCGAGCTCGAGCCCGGTTCTGGGGGGACTTCATTGACAAGAAG ATATTTGAAGGAGGCGCCAAGATATGGGGAAGCAAAGGAGAGGCACTAGAGGTCGGTAAGAAGGATTTCATAGAGATTTTGAAGCAGCTAGAGGGAACTTTGGGGGAGAAGGATTTCTTTTGTGGTGACAACTTTGGATTTGTTGACATTCTATTGATCCCTTTGACCACCTGGTTCTACGCTTATGAGAAATTTGGGGGTTTTAAGGTTGAGGATGAGTGTCCCAAGTTCTCAGTTTGGGTGAAAAGATGCATGCAAAGAGAGAGCGTGGCAAAAGCTCTTCCAGAGCCAGAGAAGGTCTATGAGGCTGTCGTTATGTTGAGAAAGATGAATGGCATTGAGTAG